A window from Cryobacterium sp. PAMC25264 encodes these proteins:
- a CDS encoding YchJ family protein: MTLSDPSSSPPTPDRCPCLSGVSYADCCGRLHLGDARAARAETLMRSRYAAFAVADADYLLRTWHPSTRPETLELDPTLRWVRLDIGRTVRGGPFDTEGSVEFTAYYRQDGQRGEQHEVSRFVRVDGGWLYLDALD, from the coding sequence GTGACCCTCTCCGATCCGTCGTCGTCGCCTCCCACCCCGGACCGTTGTCCCTGCCTGAGCGGGGTGAGCTACGCCGACTGCTGTGGTCGACTGCATCTCGGCGACGCGCGGGCGGCCAGGGCCGAGACGCTGATGCGGTCGCGGTACGCGGCCTTCGCTGTCGCGGATGCCGACTACCTGCTGCGCACTTGGCACCCGAGCACCCGGCCGGAGACCCTGGAACTGGACCCCACGTTGCGCTGGGTGCGGTTGGATATCGGTCGCACGGTGCGGGGCGGACCGTTCGACACCGAGGGGAGCGTGGAGTTCACGGCGTACTACCGGCAGGACGGGCAGCGCGGTGAGCAACACGAGGTGAGCCGCTTCGTCAGGGTTGACGGTGGCTGGCTATACCTGGACGCCCTCGACTGA
- a CDS encoding heme-binding protein, whose amino-acid sequence MTEQQPYTVVRAFPGFDVRRYPDSVQLQVRVRGDVTGAAGRGVRPLLRYLRGHNSSATRFALTAPVLHEEAGEDTHLVSVVLPGQLDPRAVPSPLDDAVTVRAVPTFEAAALRFRGGWSTRRFVDRGLHLLGEVLAADLLPDGPVYYARVDPKPAAGLLTRHEALVRVTSA is encoded by the coding sequence ATGACCGAGCAGCAGCCGTACACGGTGGTGCGGGCCTTCCCCGGTTTCGACGTCCGCCGCTATCCCGACAGCGTCCAGCTGCAAGTGCGGGTGCGCGGAGACGTCACGGGAGCGGCCGGCCGGGGTGTGAGACCGTTGCTTCGCTATCTCCGGGGCCACAACAGCTCTGCGACCCGGTTCGCCCTGACGGCCCCGGTGCTGCACGAGGAGGCCGGGGAAGACACCCATCTGGTCAGCGTGGTGCTGCCGGGTCAGCTGGACCCACGCGCCGTGCCGTCGCCCTTGGATGACGCCGTGACCGTGCGAGCAGTGCCCACATTCGAGGCGGCCGCCCTGCGCTTCCGCGGCGGCTGGAGTACCCGCCGGTTCGTCGACCGCGGGCTGCACCTGCTCGGGGAGGTGCTTGCGGCCGACCTCCTGCCCGACGGCCCCGTGTATTACGCCCGCGTCGACCCGAAGCCCGCCGCGGGCCTCCTCACCCGCCACGAGGCATTGGTGCGGGTGACCTCGGCGTGA
- a CDS encoding zinc ribbon domain-containing protein YjdM, whose protein sequence is MTETLPPCPECSSDMSYEMGALLVCPLCGHEWTAESVAVDEPAQEAVITDAFGTVLADHDSVTIIKDLKIKGSSNVIKVGTKVRGIRLRQGVGDHDIECRIEGVSMQLKSGVVKKA, encoded by the coding sequence GTGACTGAGACCCTGCCCCCGTGCCCGGAATGCTCCAGCGACATGTCCTATGAGATGGGGGCGCTGCTGGTTTGTCCGCTCTGCGGCCACGAGTGGACGGCCGAGTCTGTCGCCGTCGATGAACCGGCACAGGAAGCTGTCATCACCGATGCGTTCGGGACCGTCCTGGCCGACCACGACTCGGTCACCATCATCAAGGACCTCAAGATCAAGGGCAGTTCCAACGTGATCAAGGTCGGCACCAAGGTGCGCGGCATCAGGCTGCGCCAGGGCGTGGGCGACCACGACATCGAATGCCGGATCGAAGGCGTGTCCATGCAGCTCAAGTCCGGGGTGGTCAAGAAGGCCTGA
- a CDS encoding PspA/IM30 family protein: MTVTSRLRVIFRSKASRTLDRLEDPREALDDSYEQLVAMLQQVRRGLADVATAKKRLELQGQEMGARHRRLGDQAQEALTQGREDLARTALERRSLLEGQVASLRDQYTALQQQQERLQANERRLADRVAAFRTEKETIKATYAASEAQARANEAAAGIGSEMSDVGVTLDRAKDRVAQMKARAAATDELLASGALNDLTAPPDADLERQLSSGATRADVERQLQAMKDAAAGGTPSGSTGGATGGTAGGAAGNGPDGWLSIGRGPAAG, from the coding sequence ATGACCGTCACTTCCCGGCTCCGCGTCATCTTCCGCAGCAAGGCCTCCCGCACCCTGGACCGGCTGGAGGACCCACGCGAAGCGCTCGACGACAGTTACGAGCAACTCGTCGCCATGCTGCAGCAGGTGCGACGCGGTTTGGCCGATGTGGCCACGGCGAAGAAACGGCTCGAACTCCAGGGGCAGGAGATGGGCGCCCGGCACCGCCGATTGGGGGACCAGGCGCAGGAGGCCCTCACCCAGGGACGCGAGGACCTCGCCCGCACGGCCCTTGAGCGCCGCTCCCTGCTCGAGGGACAGGTGGCCTCGCTCCGGGACCAGTACACGGCGCTACAGCAGCAGCAGGAGCGTCTGCAGGCCAACGAGCGTCGCCTCGCCGACCGCGTTGCCGCGTTCCGCACCGAGAAGGAGACGATCAAGGCCACCTACGCGGCATCCGAAGCCCAGGCACGGGCCAATGAGGCCGCGGCCGGAATCGGCTCCGAGATGAGCGATGTCGGCGTGACCCTCGACAGGGCCAAGGACCGGGTGGCCCAGATGAAGGCCAGGGCCGCCGCCACGGACGAGCTGCTCGCCAGCGGGGCGCTGAACGATCTGACGGCACCGCCGGACGCCGACCTGGAGCGCCAGCTCTCCTCCGGCGCCACCCGCGCGGATGTCGAACGCCAGCTGCAGGCGATGAAGGATGCGGCAGCCGGCGGCACCCCGTCAGGTTCGACGGGGGGTGCGACCGGCGGGACAGCGGGTGGTGCGGCCGGAAACGGGCCGGACGGCTGGCTCAGCATCGGCCGTGGCCCTGCCGCCGGGTAG
- the rsfS gene encoding ribosome silencing factor yields the protein MTASAHALELLKVAAAAADSKAGEDLVAIDVSHPLPLADIFLIVTGRSERNVVAIAGEIEDKLIEAGYKPLRREGRAEGRWVLVDFGDLVVHVFHEEERVYYSLERLWKDCPVIPIDLPSARALDEPVVEPAVATPTESVVEIDAAD from the coding sequence ATGACCGCTTCTGCCCACGCTCTCGAGCTCCTCAAGGTGGCCGCCGCCGCCGCCGACTCGAAAGCGGGGGAGGACCTCGTAGCTATCGACGTTTCCCACCCGTTGCCGTTGGCCGACATCTTCCTCATCGTCACCGGACGCTCCGAGCGCAACGTCGTCGCGATCGCCGGCGAGATCGAGGACAAGCTCATCGAGGCCGGCTACAAGCCGCTGCGTCGTGAGGGACGCGCCGAGGGCCGCTGGGTCCTCGTCGATTTCGGCGACCTGGTCGTGCACGTGTTCCACGAAGAAGAGCGGGTCTACTACTCCCTCGAACGACTCTGGAAGGACTGCCCGGTCATCCCGATCGATCTGCCCAGCGCACGTGCCCTCGACGAGCCCGTCGTGGAACCCGCAGTGGCGACCCCGACCGAATCCGTGGTCGAAATTGATGCCGCGGACTAG
- the nadD gene encoding nicotinate-nucleotide adenylyltransferase, with protein MTRHRPRIGVMGGTFDPIHHGHLVAASEVAQSFDLDEVIFVPTGQPWQKHDVTVAEHRYLMTVIATASNPRFTVSRVDIDRTGPTFTIDTLRDLHAERPDAELFFITGADAITQILGWKDAAELWKLAHFVAVSRPGHDLSISGLPNQDVSLLEVPALAISSTDCRERVNRGFPVWYLVPDGVVQYISKHHLYRSVA; from the coding sequence ATGACCCGGCACCGCCCGCGCATCGGAGTGATGGGTGGAACCTTCGATCCCATCCACCATGGGCACCTTGTGGCGGCCAGCGAGGTCGCCCAGAGCTTCGATCTCGACGAGGTCATCTTCGTGCCGACCGGGCAGCCGTGGCAGAAGCACGACGTGACCGTGGCCGAGCACCGCTACCTCATGACGGTGATCGCCACCGCATCAAACCCACGCTTCACGGTGAGCCGCGTCGACATCGACCGTACCGGCCCCACCTTCACCATCGACACGCTGCGGGACCTGCACGCTGAACGGCCGGACGCCGAACTCTTCTTCATCACCGGCGCCGACGCCATCACCCAGATCCTAGGCTGGAAGGACGCCGCCGAACTGTGGAAGCTGGCTCATTTCGTGGCTGTGAGTCGACCGGGACATGATCTGAGCATTTCAGGTTTACCTAACCAGGACGTAAGCTTGTTGGAGGTTCCGGCTCTGGCCATTTCTTCCACCGACTGCCGGGAACGCGTGAACCGGGGATTCCCGGTCTGGTACTTGGTCCCCGACGGGGTTGTCCAGTACATCTCAAAGCATCACCTGTATCGGAGTGTGGCATGA
- a CDS encoding glutamate-5-semialdehyde dehydrogenase codes for MSQTRPVALPPTEDQAGTVPDAVPAHVGPGERGSSQTAHGLTALLTAARQASLALASAPTQVKNRALHGIAQALRDNVAGIVEANAVDLSVGAENGLSAALLDRLTLDETRIRSLADAVAEIELLTDPVGEVVRGSSLPNGVKISQVRVPFGVVGVIYEARPNVTVDIAALALKSGNAAVLRGGSAAENSNRVLVGLIQQALVAAGLPGESVQTIDPYGRAGATRLMQARGFVDVLIPRGSAGLIQAVVTESTVPVIETGAGVVHIFLDESANLAWATDIVHNAKVQRPSVCNAVETVLVHEAAAARLLPAVLGRLAEAGVTIHGDATVRALFPAAVPATEEDWATEYMSLDLSVAVVADLDEAIAHIRRYSTGHTESIITNDIVNAERFLGEVDSAAVMVNASTRFTDGGEFGFGAEVGISTQKLHARGPMGLPELTSTKWIVRGSGQIRS; via the coding sequence ATGTCGCAGACCCGCCCCGTCGCCCTGCCGCCCACCGAGGACCAGGCGGGGACCGTGCCGGACGCCGTGCCCGCACACGTCGGGCCCGGCGAACGTGGCTCTTCTCAAACCGCCCACGGCCTCACCGCGTTGCTCACCGCGGCACGCCAGGCCTCCCTGGCTCTCGCCTCAGCACCCACCCAGGTGAAGAATCGCGCCCTGCACGGCATCGCCCAGGCGCTCCGTGACAACGTCGCCGGTATCGTCGAGGCCAACGCTGTCGATCTCTCTGTCGGCGCGGAGAACGGCCTGAGTGCGGCATTGCTGGACCGACTGACGCTGGACGAGACGCGCATCCGCTCTCTCGCCGACGCCGTGGCCGAGATCGAACTGCTCACGGACCCGGTCGGCGAGGTGGTGCGCGGCAGCAGCCTGCCCAACGGCGTCAAGATCAGCCAGGTGCGCGTGCCGTTCGGTGTGGTCGGTGTCATCTACGAGGCGCGGCCCAATGTGACCGTCGACATCGCCGCCCTGGCCCTCAAGAGCGGCAACGCCGCGGTTCTCCGCGGCGGATCGGCCGCCGAGAACTCGAACCGGGTGCTCGTGGGCCTGATTCAGCAGGCACTCGTCGCGGCCGGGCTGCCGGGGGAGTCCGTGCAGACCATCGACCCCTACGGCCGCGCCGGCGCCACTCGTCTGATGCAGGCCCGCGGATTCGTGGACGTGCTGATTCCCCGCGGCAGCGCAGGGTTGATCCAGGCTGTCGTGACCGAATCCACCGTGCCCGTCATCGAAACCGGAGCCGGCGTGGTGCATATCTTCCTCGACGAATCGGCGAATCTCGCGTGGGCCACGGACATCGTGCACAACGCCAAGGTGCAGCGACCCAGTGTCTGCAACGCCGTCGAGACCGTGCTCGTGCACGAGGCCGCCGCCGCGCGGCTACTGCCGGCTGTGCTGGGCCGGCTCGCCGAGGCCGGCGTGACCATTCACGGGGATGCGACGGTGCGTGCCCTGTTCCCGGCCGCGGTGCCGGCCACCGAGGAGGACTGGGCCACCGAGTACATGAGCCTGGACCTGTCCGTGGCGGTCGTCGCCGACCTCGACGAGGCCATCGCGCATATCCGCCGGTACTCCACCGGTCACACCGAGTCGATCATCACCAACGACATCGTCAATGCCGAGCGCTTTCTGGGCGAGGTCGACTCCGCCGCCGTGATGGTGAACGCCTCAACCCGTTTCACCGACGGGGGCGAGTTCGGCTTCGGCGCCGAGGTCGGTATCTCCACCCAAAAGCTGCACGCGCGGGGGCCCATGGGCCTGCCGGAACTCACGAGTACCAAATGGATCGTCCGCGGATCCGGCCAGATCCGGTCCTAG
- the proB gene encoding glutamate 5-kinase, translated as MERSGIATARRIVVKVGSSSISGANVGQIAPLVDALASAHGRGAEVVLVSSGAIATGMPYLQLDERPTDLATQQAAASVGQNLLIFRYQDSLDRYDIIAGQVLLTAGDLENASPRSNAQRAMERLLGLRILPIVNENDTVATHEIRFGDNDRLAALVATLVKADLLVLLSDVDALYTRPPHLPGAERIDYVAVGDTLPGVEFGSSLSGVGTGGAGTKVSAARIAQDAGTAVLVTSTALVAEALRGDAIGTWFEPAEPGVSGRPVAHELS; from the coding sequence CTGGAGCGCAGCGGCATCGCCACGGCCAGACGCATCGTCGTCAAGGTCGGATCGTCCTCGATCAGCGGCGCCAACGTCGGCCAGATCGCACCCCTCGTCGACGCCCTGGCGTCGGCGCACGGGCGCGGCGCCGAGGTGGTCCTGGTCTCCTCCGGCGCCATCGCTACCGGCATGCCCTACCTGCAGCTGGACGAGCGCCCCACCGATCTCGCGACCCAGCAGGCCGCGGCGTCGGTGGGCCAGAACCTCCTCATCTTCCGGTACCAGGACAGCCTCGACCGGTACGACATCATCGCGGGACAGGTGCTCCTCACAGCCGGAGACCTCGAGAACGCGTCGCCGCGCAGCAACGCGCAGCGCGCCATGGAGCGCCTGCTCGGGCTGCGTATCCTCCCCATCGTGAACGAGAACGACACCGTCGCCACCCACGAGATCCGGTTCGGCGATAACGACAGGCTCGCCGCCCTCGTCGCCACGCTCGTGAAGGCCGACCTGCTGGTGCTGCTCAGCGACGTGGATGCCCTGTACACCCGGCCGCCGCACCTGCCTGGCGCCGAGCGCATCGACTACGTCGCCGTGGGTGACACCCTGCCCGGTGTGGAGTTCGGCTCCTCGCTATCGGGAGTGGGCACTGGAGGAGCGGGCACCAAGGTGTCCGCCGCCCGGATCGCCCAGGATGCCGGAACCGCCGTGCTCGTGACCTCCACGGCGCTCGTCGCTGAGGCGCTGCGGGGAGACGCGATCGGCACCTGGTTCGAGCCGGCTGAACCCGGCGTCAGCGGGCGCCCCGTCGCACACGAGCTGTCCTAA
- the obgE gene encoding GTPase ObgE: protein MATFVDQVTLHLRAGNGGNGCVSVKREKFKPLAGPDGGNGGNGGDIVLVADPQVTTLLSFHRSPHRSSANGGPGMGDHRNGYSSDIIELPVPLGTVVKDAEGNELADMTEPGYRIVVAPGGQGGLGNAALASTKRKAPGFALLGTYGYEGDVYLELKTVADVALVGYPSAGKSSLIAAISAARPKIADYPFTTLQPNLGVVDAGEVRYTVADVPGLIEGASEGKGLGLEFLRHVERCTALLHVLDCATLDPGRDPISDLDIILGELAAYPVPEGQTPLLERPQLIALNKIDVPEGRELAAFVKAELEERGYRVFEISTVSHEGLRQLNFALAETVEAGRLSSAEAAALKPRIVIRPKAVDDSGFIVRVEGGSFGNIFRILGAKPERWVQQTDFKNDEAVGFLADRLAKLGTEDELFKAGAVAGSTVVIGPGDGMIFDWEPTLTSTAELITAPRGTDSRMDDSKRRTSNERREEYLKRMDAKSAARAELIREREAGMWSTGEEEYNGGADEVTENNAARRRTREGDSE, encoded by the coding sequence ATGGCCACGTTCGTTGACCAAGTCACGCTGCATCTGCGAGCGGGCAACGGAGGAAACGGTTGTGTCTCGGTCAAACGCGAGAAGTTCAAGCCTCTCGCCGGCCCCGATGGCGGAAACGGCGGCAACGGTGGCGACATCGTCCTCGTCGCCGACCCGCAGGTCACCACCCTGCTGTCCTTCCACCGGTCCCCGCACCGCAGCTCCGCCAACGGCGGACCCGGCATGGGTGACCACCGCAACGGCTACAGCAGCGACATCATCGAGCTGCCGGTCCCGCTGGGCACCGTGGTCAAGGACGCCGAGGGCAACGAACTCGCCGACATGACGGAGCCCGGCTACCGCATCGTCGTCGCGCCCGGTGGACAGGGCGGGCTCGGCAACGCCGCCCTCGCCTCGACCAAGCGCAAGGCCCCCGGCTTCGCCCTGCTCGGAACCTACGGCTACGAGGGTGACGTCTACCTCGAGCTGAAGACCGTGGCGGATGTGGCCCTGGTCGGTTACCCCTCGGCAGGCAAGTCCAGCCTCATTGCCGCGATCTCCGCCGCGCGGCCCAAGATCGCCGACTACCCCTTCACGACCCTGCAGCCCAACCTCGGCGTCGTGGATGCCGGCGAGGTGCGCTACACCGTCGCCGACGTCCCTGGCCTCATCGAGGGCGCCAGCGAGGGTAAGGGCCTCGGTCTCGAGTTCCTGCGCCACGTGGAACGTTGCACCGCACTGCTGCACGTCCTCGACTGCGCCACGCTCGACCCCGGTCGCGACCCGATCAGTGACCTCGACATCATCCTCGGCGAGCTTGCCGCGTACCCTGTCCCCGAGGGCCAGACGCCGCTCCTTGAACGTCCGCAGCTGATCGCCCTGAACAAGATCGACGTGCCAGAGGGTCGCGAACTCGCCGCGTTCGTCAAGGCCGAACTCGAGGAACGCGGCTACCGCGTCTTCGAGATCTCCACGGTCAGCCACGAGGGCCTCCGCCAGCTCAACTTCGCCCTGGCCGAAACCGTCGAAGCCGGTCGTCTCAGCAGCGCAGAGGCCGCCGCCCTCAAGCCCCGCATCGTCATCCGACCCAAGGCCGTCGACGACAGCGGTTTCATCGTGCGCGTCGAAGGCGGATCGTTCGGCAACATCTTCCGCATCCTCGGCGCCAAGCCCGAGCGCTGGGTGCAGCAGACGGACTTCAAGAACGACGAAGCCGTCGGCTTCCTCGCCGACCGCCTCGCCAAGCTCGGCACCGAAGACGAACTCTTCAAGGCCGGTGCCGTCGCCGGCTCGACCGTCGTGATCGGCCCGGGGGACGGGATGATCTTCGACTGGGAGCCCACCCTTACCTCCACCGCCGAGCTGATCACCGCCCCGCGCGGAACCGATAGCCGGATGGACGACTCCAAGCGCCGCACCAGCAACGAGCGCCGCGAGGAATACCTCAAGCGCATGGACGCGAAGTCCGCCGCCCGGGCCGAACTCATCCGCGAACGCGAGGCCGGCATGTGGTCGACCGGCGAGGAAGAGTACAACGGCGGCGCCGACGAGGTCACCGAGAACAACGCTGCCCGTCGGCGCACCCGGGAGGGCGACTCCGAGTGA
- the rpmA gene encoding 50S ribosomal protein L27, which translates to MAHKKGASSTRNGRDSNAQRLGVKRFGGQVVGAGEIIVRQRGTHFHPGVNVGRGGDDTLFALEAGSVEFGAKGGRKVVNIVVAAA; encoded by the coding sequence ATGGCACACAAAAAAGGCGCGAGTTCCACTCGCAACGGTCGTGACTCCAACGCACAGCGCCTCGGCGTGAAGCGCTTCGGCGGTCAGGTTGTCGGCGCGGGCGAGATCATCGTCCGTCAGCGTGGCACCCACTTCCACCCCGGCGTGAACGTCGGCCGTGGCGGCGACGACACCCTCTTCGCCCTCGAAGCCGGCTCGGTCGAGTTCGGTGCAAAGGGTGGCCGCAAGGTCGTCAACATCGTGGTAGCTGCCGCTTAG
- the rplU gene encoding 50S ribosomal protein L21: MVYAVVRAGGRQEKVEVGTIVTMDRIKADKDGNVELAAVLLVDGDKITSDGASLANVKVTAEVLNDLRGPKIVIQKFKNKTGYKKRQGHRQELTRVQVTGIA; encoded by the coding sequence GTGGTTTACGCAGTTGTGCGCGCCGGTGGGCGGCAGGAGAAGGTAGAGGTCGGGACCATCGTAACGATGGACCGAATCAAGGCTGACAAGGACGGCAACGTCGAGCTGGCCGCCGTGCTTCTCGTCGACGGCGACAAGATCACCTCTGACGGGGCGTCGCTGGCCAACGTCAAGGTCACTGCCGAGGTCCTCAACGACCTCCGCGGCCCGAAGATCGTCATCCAGAAGTTCAAGAACAAGACCGGTTACAAGAAGCGTCAGGGGCACCGTCAGGAGCTCACTCGCGTTCAGGTCACCGGCATCGCCTAA
- a CDS encoding DUF4031 domain-containing protein produces the protein MSILIDQPAWPAHGTLWSHLVSDSSLEELHAFASAQGIPRRGFDLDHYDVPKARYDSLVAAGAVPVDFRGLVTRLRASGLRVSGRERRSRPGGATG, from the coding sequence ATGAGCATACTGATCGACCAGCCTGCCTGGCCGGCCCACGGAACGCTCTGGTCGCACCTGGTGAGCGATTCGTCGCTCGAGGAGTTGCACGCGTTCGCGTCTGCTCAGGGCATCCCCCGCCGCGGGTTCGATCTGGACCATTACGACGTGCCCAAGGCCCGCTACGACAGCCTGGTGGCCGCTGGAGCGGTGCCCGTGGACTTCCGCGGGCTGGTCACCCGCTTGCGCGCCAGCGGCCTGCGGGTGAGCGGCCGGGAGCGCCGTTCGCGGCCCGGAGGCGCCACCGGCTGA
- a CDS encoding TIGR03943 family protein — protein sequence MSPDTEKPSSRRMPVPAYLAERWRGIGLSLVVVVGTIWLGVTGQLGLYIHPRYFVFTVVMAALGLLFVVASFVVRTPAGSGPLSARRGALALTGSGLLLTIAAIAVLGLPPATLTSATATQREVNSGGLDSEASSAQAAALVGTGDYERLSVKEWVSLLAQSSDPGLYADKTARVTGFVLPDAADPDNVFYVARFVVTCCAVDAQPIGLAVYQPGWKASYDTDDWVEVTGTFRPNPSVRSTDALALQPTAITPVEQPSDPYVY from the coding sequence ATGTCGCCTGATACCGAGAAGCCGTCCTCGAGACGGATGCCCGTGCCCGCCTACCTGGCCGAACGCTGGCGCGGCATCGGCCTGAGCCTCGTCGTGGTTGTCGGTACCATCTGGCTCGGTGTCACCGGTCAGCTGGGCCTCTACATCCATCCGCGGTACTTCGTGTTCACCGTCGTCATGGCCGCGCTCGGGCTCCTGTTCGTGGTGGCCAGCTTCGTGGTCCGCACTCCCGCGGGTTCCGGCCCGCTATCGGCCCGCCGCGGTGCGCTCGCCCTGACCGGCAGCGGTCTTCTCCTCACGATCGCCGCGATCGCCGTGCTCGGCCTGCCTCCGGCCACGCTCACCAGCGCCACCGCGACCCAGCGTGAGGTCAACTCCGGCGGCCTCGACAGCGAAGCCTCATCGGCGCAGGCCGCCGCCCTGGTGGGCACCGGTGACTACGAGCGGTTGAGCGTGAAGGAATGGGTGTCGCTGCTGGCCCAATCGAGCGACCCGGGTCTGTACGCCGATAAGACGGCCCGGGTCACCGGTTTTGTGCTGCCCGATGCGGCAGACCCCGACAACGTCTTCTACGTGGCTCGGTTCGTGGTCACGTGCTGCGCCGTGGACGCCCAGCCGATCGGCCTGGCGGTCTACCAGCCGGGCTGGAAGGCGAGCTACGACACCGACGACTGGGTCGAGGTGACGGGAACGTTCCGGCCCAACCCGAGCGTGCGATCGACCGATGCGCTCGCCCTGCAACCCACGGCCATCACGCCCGTCGAACAGCCGAGCGACCCGTATGTCTACTGA
- a CDS encoding permease, translating into MHSDRGAVSRVPTGLIVGVILVALAFTVRAVSPAFQGWGLPDRAQDTVTLALSVIIESAPFVFLGILLSTVVQVWLPHGFVTRFLPRQPLLRRACISLLGMFFPVCECGNVPLARGFMVGGFTVPESITFLLAAPILNPITIITTHQAFGFSDGILITRIVAGFVIANVIGWLYSRHPDPDSLLTRTFSASCARPDAGHDEHDGHGHGAATRHGRFEKSVDLFTRETAVIMPALFVGSLIAALTQVFVPRSVLLALGSNPVWSVLAMMGLAFIVAVCSNVDAFFVLSFGSTFMPGGIASFLTFGAMIDVKMLALMRTTFTTRTLVQITALVALMSAAAGLLLNYVA; encoded by the coding sequence ATGCACAGCGATCGGGGGGCCGTGTCGCGCGTGCCCACCGGCCTGATCGTCGGTGTCATCCTGGTCGCACTGGCGTTCACCGTCCGAGCCGTGAGTCCGGCCTTCCAGGGCTGGGGACTCCCGGACCGCGCGCAGGACACCGTCACGCTGGCGCTGAGCGTCATCATCGAATCCGCGCCGTTCGTCTTCCTCGGCATCCTGCTGTCGACAGTGGTGCAGGTGTGGCTGCCGCACGGCTTCGTCACCCGGTTCCTGCCGCGCCAGCCGCTGCTCCGCCGCGCCTGCATCTCGCTCCTGGGCATGTTCTTCCCCGTCTGTGAGTGCGGAAACGTGCCCCTCGCCCGCGGATTCATGGTCGGGGGCTTCACGGTGCCCGAATCGATCACGTTCCTGCTCGCCGCGCCGATCCTCAACCCGATCACGATCATCACCACCCACCAGGCGTTCGGGTTCAGCGACGGGATCCTGATCACGCGTATCGTGGCGGGTTTCGTGATCGCCAACGTGATCGGCTGGCTCTACAGCCGCCACCCCGATCCCGACAGCCTGCTGACCCGCACGTTTTCGGCCTCGTGCGCCCGACCGGATGCCGGTCACGACGAGCACGACGGCCACGGCCACGGCGCGGCGACTCGCCACGGAAGATTCGAGAAGTCGGTCGACCTGTTCACCCGGGAGACCGCCGTGATCATGCCCGCGCTTTTCGTCGGCTCGCTGATCGCGGCGCTCACCCAGGTCTTCGTGCCCCGGTCGGTGCTGCTGGCCCTGGGCAGCAACCCCGTCTGGTCGGTGCTGGCCATGATGGGGCTCGCCTTCATCGTGGCGGTCTGCTCCAACGTGGACGCCTTCTTCGTGCTGTCGTTCGGCAGCACCTTCATGCCGGGCGGCATCGCTTCCTTCCTCACATTTGGAGCCATGATCGACGTCAAGATGCTCGCCCTGATGCGCACCACCTTCACCACCCGCACGCTCGTGCAGATCACGGCCCTGGTGGCCCTGATGAGCGCCGCCGCCGGATTGTTGCTGAACTATGTCGCCTGA